AAAGTACCCTGTACCTATTCAATATGTTGCTCGTGAAGTGCTTGATCGCATGGTTGGAACTACTGATCACCAGGGTGTTGTTGCATGGACAACAGCGTTTCCATTCCGTAAGGTCTTTTTTGATTCTAAAAAACACAAGTTTCTAGTGATGATTGACGGTGTTCAAGATCCGCGTAATTTGGGAGCTATTTTACGATCAGCTTATTGTACTGGGGTTGACGGAGCCATTATCATCAAACGCGGTGGAGCTCAGTTGACGGGGATTGCTATTAAATCTTCAGCAGGTTTGAGCGAACATCTTGAAATTTATGCAGCTCAATCAGCTGCTGCGGCAATTATAGAGTTAAAAAATGCAGGATACACGGTGTACCTCGCAACGTTTGATGGTCAAAATGCTGCTACCTGTGATTACAAAAAACCGCTATGCGCAGTCATCGGTGGTGAAGGAACTGGTATTTCAAAATCAATCTTGTCATCAGGCATTCATGTAACATTACCTCAAAAAGCAAGTGATATTTCTTATAATGCTTCTGTTGCTGCTGGTATTTTGCTTTTCTTAATTTCAACACGTCAAGGTACCCTTAAACCTTAGTTTTATCCGATTTATAATTTCATAAATACCTTTTTACAGGGGCCCCCAACGTAACGATAGTGAAGTT
The Candidatus Babeliales bacterium genome window above contains:
- a CDS encoding RNA methyltransferase is translated as MIKKKDKETKGELIFGIHPIVELLKAKRRKLISLYTTKPTPQAFEEIQKLWPKYPVPIQYVAREVLDRMVGTTDHQGVVAWTTAFPFRKVFFDSKKHKFLVMIDGVQDPRNLGAILRSAYCTGVDGAIIIKRGGAQLTGIAIKSSAGLSEHLEIYAAQSAAAAIIELKNAGYTVYLATFDGQNAATCDYKKPLCAVIGGEGTGISKSILSSGIHVTLPQKASDISYNASVAAGILLFLISTRQGTLKP